A part of Cryptococcus decagattii chromosome 2, complete sequence genomic DNA contains:
- a CDS encoding 4-hydroxybenzoate polyprenyl transferase produces the protein MLLLSRTRLFPRAHLSSLSLPVLLRQRVLTTSAIRRVSHPPVTRVSTELVQPKEQQQLPVPAPTVFDKILPQWAQGAKPYLYLTRLDKPIGSLLLYWPCAWSITMASTVHHLPPTTPLFYMSLFAVGAVIMRGAGCTINDMWDWKMDAKVERTKTRPLAAGDVTQFGALTFLGAQLTAGLAVLTQLNWYSIALGASSLGLVVIYPFMKRITYFPQVVLGFAFNWGALLGWSAVAGAVDWTIATPMYLGGAAWCVAYDIIYAHQDKKDDVIAGVKSMALRFPDTSRQVISTLSASFVSLLTFTGYMAGLGPLYYLISCGGAAAHLAWQCLTVNFDSRPDCWRKFSSNGWLGGLIWSGIAADYVQQVMFGVPA, from the exons atgctcctcctctctcGCACCCGTCTCTTCCCCCGAGCACATCTGTCCTCCCTTTCTCTGCccgtcctcctccgccAGCGCGTGCTCACCACTTCTGCCATCCGCCGCGTCTCTCACCCGCCTGTCACCCGCGTGTCCACAGAGCTCGTCCAGCCCAAGGAGCAGCAACAACTCCCAGTGCCCGCACCCACCGTCTTTGACAAAATTCTCCCGCAATGGGCTCAAGGCGCCAAGCCCTACCTCTACCTCACCAGGCTCGATAAACCCATCGgctcccttcttctctacTGGCCCTGCG CGTGGTCCATAACAATGGCATCCACCGTGCACCACCTCCCTCCTACCACTCCTCTATTCTACATGTCCCTCTTCGCCGTCGGAGCTGTCATCATGCGAGGTGCAGGATGCACTATCAATGACATGTGGGACTGGAAGATGGATGCCAAGGTCG AGAGGACAAAGACAAGACCTTTGGCCGCCGGCGACGTTACTCAATTCGGCGCCCTCACCTTCCTTGGCGCTCAGCTTACTGCCGGTCTCGCCGTGCTAACCCAACTCAACTGGTACAG TATCGCCCTGGGAGCGTCCTCGCTAGGGTTGGTAGTCATCTACCCCTTCATGAAGCGTATCACATACTTCCCTCAAGTCGTGCTAG GCTTTGCATTCAACTGGGGTGCTCTTCTCGGGTGGTCAGCCGTTGCCGGCGCTGTTGACTGGACAATCGCGACACCCATGTACCTCGGGGGTGCGGCTTGGTGTGTCGCCTACGACATCATTTACGCTCACCAG GACAAGAAGGACGATGTCATCGCTGGTGTAAAGTCCATGGCCCTGCGATTCCCCGACACTTCTCGCCAAGTCATCTCCACCCTTTCCGCTTCATTCGTTTCCCTCCTCACGTTTACTGGCTACATGGCCGGTCTCGGACCGTTGTACTATCTCATCTCTTGCGGTGGTGCCGCCGCACACCTCGCCTGGCAATGCCTAACAGTCAACTTTGACAGCAGACCTGACTGCTGGAGAAAGTTCAGCTCTAACGGATGGCTAGGCGGCTTGATCTGGTCTGGTATCGCGGCAGACTACGTCCAACAGGTCATGTTTGGTGTGCCTGCTTGA